Below is a window of Pseudomonas sp. B21-040 DNA.
ACGCAATAGCCGAGAAACCCAAGGCCAAAGATTTCACGATACTGGTGTTACCGCTCACTCCCGAAGTTGCGCCTTGACCAATTGCCATAGTTTCCGTCCCGTAGGCGGCCGCCCCGGTCCCGAGCGCGATGGCGTTGTACATTTGGGCCTTCGAGTTCTTGCCGATGGCTATCGCGCCGCCTATGTGCCCATCGGGCGCTATAGCGCCATTAGCGTTCGCACCACTACCCAGCGCCAGGTCATCGACCTCTGATGCGCTGGCTTTCTCGCCGCATGCGAGAGCATTGTCCCCAGAGGCTGTGGGCGCGGTCACCCATGTGCCATTGACCAAACAGGTATTGCCTGCGTAAGCAACGTTTAGGGAGCCGGCGCCAAACAACAATGCTGCAGCGGCAAGCTTAGTTACCGAATTGATCTTCTTGTGGCCGCTGGCCGCAACGCTCCCGATAAACAGTTCCACGCTCGACGCAGCGGCAGTGGTTGCGTCGCGGGGGGCGCCTAAACGATTGGATTTGGTCTTGGCAGTTGCAAGTTCCGAAGCAACACCCCAAGTATTGAGTGCCGCATTCCAAACCAACCTGAATATTTTGTTCATTACGCTACATTTCCTGCTGAGGGGGCTTGGGCCCACAGATGAACTACCCGAGGCCATGGGGCGACTGTAGATAAGTTCATTGGTGTTTAATGTAGGAAACTTCCTAGCGTTATTACCTCGCTAACATATTTCGGCGCACTACTGGCCCACCTGCTCTTGTTAGGAAATTTCCTACAAGTAGTTGGCTTTCGCCTTACATTTCCAACAATAGGATGATGTAACTGAACATCGATGAGAGGTGCTTGATAGAGTTGATGTTAGGCCGCGATAGTTTTAATTAAGTTGACGTGCAAGGGCGGCTGTTTTTTCTATCAGGCACACTTGGCCATTCATGCTTCGCTGAGCGAGCATCGCAGGAAGTCTTCTATTGGTTAAAACGAGGGGGCACTAGGGGCGATACAAGGAAGTTAACGGCTTTGTAGTGTTCTGGTGTTCCCTGGCGAATCCGGCATAAACCCAGTTTATGCCGTGATTGATTTCCGGCCCGGTCAAAACAACCGGCCTTTCGGCCTCTGCGTTCAAGCCACGTAGAGGCTCAGCTTCTCGGCCAATTGCTCCATCTCTTGTTGTAGCTCATCCACCGCTTGAGCCAATTGAGAGGTGTCGCGGCCATTGCAAACCTCTTCAAGACGTTCACAGCACTCGATCAGTCGTTGCGCCCTGATGATTCGCGCGCCCCCCTTCACTCGGTGAGCCAGGTCAGACAATGCATTCAGGTCGTGTTGGGTAAACAACTTGATCAGCCGCGCCATGTCTTCTTCGTTCGCGGTGGACAGATCATCAATCAGGCTATTGATCGACGCTTTGTCTCCCCTGGTCAGTTGCTCGACACTGGTCAGGTCAATCTCGTTGCTGCGCTGAATCGAGGTCTCCACCTCACTGCGTACAACAGGCACTACGGCATCCAGGCACGACTTCAACTCCTCCAGCCCGATAGGCTTGAACAGGCAGTCGTCCATACCCGCCTTGATGCAACGGGTCCGCTCTTCCTGTTGGGCGTTTGCGGTAAAACCCAGAATCAAACACGGTGCGAGGCCTTTGGTGTGTTCCTCTTCGCGAATGGCTTGAGTCAACTGATAGCCATTCATCACCGGCATGTTGCAGTCGGTGATCACCACATCGAACCATTGACTGCGCCAGGCTTGCAGACCCAGCCTGCCGTCTACGGCATCACTCACCCGGTGTCCCAGGTGGCTCAGTTGCTGAGACACCAGAAGTCGATTGGCAGGATAGTCGTCAACCACCAACACATTCAGCACCTGATGTTGCGCGGCAGTTTCATGCGGCATCATCCCGGGCAGTTCAGCCAGTGGTTCCAGCGTTGGCAGACTCATGAGTACTTCAACCTTTGTACCCTTGCCGAAAACGCTGCTCATGAGCAAACGCCCACCCATCATTTCGCACAGCGTCCGACTGATCACCAACCCCAACCCGGAACCACTGCGCCCGGATTGAGTGTTGTTGCTTGCCTGGGTAAACGGGCTGAACAAGCTCTGCTGATCCTCCTCCGAAATGCCGATACCGGTGTCTTCAATGACGAGGGCGACGGCCATGAACTGCGGATTTTTGGCGGGGCGTGCCTGCATGCTCAATCGCACCTGGCCGTCCTGGGTGAACTTGATCGCGTTACTCAGCAGGTTGGAAACAATCTGTTTGAAGCGTAAAGGGTCAATGAGCACATCACTCTGCATCTGGAAGTCCAGATCCAGTAGCAGGCTCAGACGCTTTTGCCGGGCGACACCTTCGAACACCCGCAGTACCGACTCCAGAAGCTCACGCAAATTGGCCCTCTCTGGCGACAGCGACAAACGCCCGGACTCGATTCGGGCGATGTCCAGAATATCGCCGATCAAATCCAGCAGGCCACGAGCAGCGCCAGACGCAACTTCAATCGCAAACCGGTCCGTTACGCCTTGATCGGCCTTTTTCATCGCCAGCTCAAGCATGCCGATGATTGCATTCATAGGCGTGCGGATTTCATGGCTCATCGTCGCCAAAAACAGACTTTTGGCCCGATTGGCATCATCGGCATGTTCCTTGGCCTCATCGGCGATCTCCTTCGCCTCACGCAATTGCCCGACAAGTGCCTGGCGTTCACTGATGTCAATCCATCCGGCAATCACCCCACCTACTTCGCCATTACTGTCGCGATAAGGCAGCATCCAGTGATAAATCTCCAGTTTACGGCCATCCAGCATCGTTATTTCACGGTCTCGAACCATCGGCGAGCCCCTGCTGATGATCCGCTGGAACTCCTCCTCGTAACTCCTTGCGTCCTCAGGGCAGAGCAACTTCACTTTGGTCTTTCCAACCACATCCTCGCGCTCGACCCTAAAGGCATTGAGGTAACTGGAATTACAAATCAACAAAACCCCATTGCGGTCCCGGATGTAGATCGGATGGGGTGTTCCATCAATCAAGACCCGCATAAATTCCAGTTGCTCGTTGAGTGCCCGCTCAGCCTCATCGCGCCTGCGCAACGCCACCTTCATATAGGCGATCCATATCAGCGCCAGCGCCAACAACACCAACACGCCACCAATAGCCTGGATGAAGAGCGTTCTGTTACGCGTCCAATAGCTGTCTTCGATCAACACATCGTTACGCCAGCGATTCGTTACTTCATCCATTTCCTCGGGTGGAATGCTCAGCAACGCCTTGTCGAGAATGGAATGGAGCTCCAATGCCCCGCGGCTTGTCGCGAAGGCCATGCGCGCAAAGTCGTTACCGATGGTGCTGACGACTCGTAACTGCCCGTCAAAATGATGATTTACCGTGTAATTGCTGATGATCAGCGGACCAACCATTGCATCCGCTTCACCATGCAGGACCAGACTCATAGCATGTTCAGAGTTGTCAGCATCGACGAGCAGGATCTTGGGAAAGTTGGCCGCCAGCCATTCGTGCATGCCCGTACTGCGAGCCAGCGCCAAGCGTTTGCCAGCGAGTTTTTCGGGCGCAAATGAAATGTCGGTGTTCGCTTTGGCAATCAGCACATAGGGCGAAGACAAGTAAGGTCGTGTGAAATGCAAGGCACGCTCGCGCTCCGAACTCGGAGTGAGCGCGGCTATAATTTCGGAATCATTTTTGCCAACATTTTCCACCATCGCAGCAACCGACGGCATTACCCGAATATCAAATTTCAACCCTGTGCGCAGCGATACTTTGCTCAACACATCATGGGCAATACCTGCGTAGTCGCCATTCTTGTTAAAAAATGACAAAGGCGGATAACCCCCCACGACATTGACCCGAACACTGGGGTGCTCATCCAGCCATCGCTGCTCACTGCTACTGAAATTCAGACGCCGCTTGCCTGGCATGCTCTCCCCGCCCGCCCCCCAACGGTTCATGATTTCCATGTGTGCACTCGCTGGAATCGCGTCTACGGCTGCATTGACGACACGAATCAGGGGTTGGTTTGCGCTATTCATGGCAAAGCTGAAGTCGCGAACTTCCATGCGGGAGAAGTCCGCTAACTCGACATTATTTAAAAAATTATTATTGATCAGGTAATTGGCGCTAACAGAATCACCGAGATAAACATCCGCCTGGCCAAACGCTACAGCACCAATGGCACCCAGCATGGAGGGATAAAGCTGCAAGGTGGCTTTAGGGTAAAAAGCGCGGACGGAATCAGGCGACAGGTAGTGGTAAAGCATGGCAATGGTCTTGCCGTTCAGGTCTACCGGCAAATCACTGCTGTCGCCCTTGCGGGTGACCAATGTGGGCTTGTCGTTGGAATAGGGATGGCTGAGCACAATGTTCGGAGACTGCGTCTCGAACTCATTGGCCGTCCCGACAAAATCCACTTCTCCTTTTCTGACCGCGTCCAGCACTTCGCCGCGACTGTCATACCGGCGAATCTCAACCTTGACCCCCAGGAGCTCGGCAATCAACTGCGCATAGTCAACCGTCATCCCTTCCATCTGATCATTATTGATCGTCATATCGAACGCCGCGTAATCGGGAGCCGAGGCCCCCAATACCAATACGGCCTTTGAGCGCAACCAACGCCAATCTCTCCCGTCGAGTGTTACGTGATAAGCACCGTTGACACTGGAACGGCCCAACACGCTCAGCGTGCTGGGTTGTGCTTCTACGGGAGAGGTGAAATTGGCCGTGATTACAAGCACGACCAGCGACAGACAGTATGAAAGAGACTTCACCATTTAAAGCAGATCGTTGCGTTTGGCAAAATCTGCCAGATAAACAACGGACGTGACATTAAGTTTCTCGATCAACCGCGCCTTGTAAGTGCTGACGGTCTTGTTACTCAAGAGCATGATGTCACCAATTTCTTTATTGCTGAGCCCATTCGCCAGTTGTTTGAGAATCGCCAGCTCTCTGTTCGAGAGCGTACTAATCAACTCCTCATCGGTTGCGCTTCCATCGCTGCGGCGAACAGAAAGGGCTTGTATATCCGGAAAATAGCTATAGCCGGACATGATGACTTTGACACCCCTGATCAGCTCATCAAGACCATCGGTTTTGGAGATGTAGCCCGCCGCACCGGCACTCATGCACCGCATGGAATAAAATTTTGCAGCCAAAGAAGTCAATACCAGAATCTTTGTGCGGACCTCCAACGCTCGAATACGTCGAATAACTTCCAGGCCGTCAAGCTTCGGAATGGTGATGTCCAGCACAACCAGGTCGGGCTCATGAGCAATGACCAGTTGAACGGCATCGGCGCCATTATCAGTTTCCGCGACGACTTCAAAACCTTCATGCGCCAGAAGCATTTTGACTGACGAACGTATAAAAGGATGATCATCTACAACGATTACTTTTAACATGTTAGTCCTTGTTGGCTCCCACTATAACCACGGCGCAATTGATGATGTTAACCCCTCCTCCAAGCCAACAGACAGTTTCATTACATCCTTCTGATCGGCAGGTGCAAGGCTATCATTAGTTTCTGTTACAAATCTGTTACTGGGGTCTTTGGCGCAGCCAGGTCCGAAGAACCTTGGCGCACATCGGCCGTCCCAGAAAAAAACCCTGCCCTTCTTCACACCCCATTTGCACTAATGAGTCTCGTACCCATTTGCTGCCGATGCCTTCAATGACCAGGCTCATATTCAGCGATTGAGCCAGCGCCAGAGTGCTGGTTACCATGGTTTTACTGAAAGGATGATGGAGTGCATTTACAAACTTCTTATCAAGTTTTATCTGGCTGAAAGGCAGGTGACAGAGCAGTTGCAGTGAAGAAGCCCCCAAACCAAAATCATCGATGGCCAGGCCACATCCGAGCATACGCAAGCGCAACAAGTTGTCCCGCGCCTTGGGATCGAGATCAAGCAGACCGCTTTCCGCTACCTCGAAAATCAATGACGAGCCTGAGAGTTCATGTCGCTTAAGCGCGCATTGTATGTCATCAGCCAAATCATCCGAGGCCATCTGCGAGGCATGCAGATTGAAAGCGATCTCGATATTCATGTTTTGCTTGCGCATGTCGCTTAGAAAAGTCAGGCCCTGCTCCAGCACGTGCTCGAACATTTCACCAATCAGGTTGTGCGCCAACACTTCAGCCAGAAAGTCGCGAGGCAACAACAACCCCCGAGTCGGGTGATCCCAACGGACCAGTGCCTCGACGCCAGTAAAGGTGTCTTCGCGCAAAGTGAGTTTGGGTTGATACCAGACCTGAAACTCACCTTGCGCCAATCCCCTGCGAATATCGTAGGCGCTAGGTATTAGTTTCGCTATTTCGGGCTCTACCTTCGATACCCCCCAGCGTTGCCGGTATTGCTGGATTATCCGATGCAAGGGGCGCATCTGCATGGGTTGGCTCATTATCCCCAGCAGCTCAAGGCCGACTAAAAGCGCCGTTCTCTCAAGTGCCCGGCTCACGGTTGGCTGCAAGGTGCCGCAGAGCGCTACGGCCCGGACCATTCCTGTTCTCGCCGCCTGTTGGAGAAACTCCAGATGATTAAGGTCTCTGCCAGCCAAGTCACACAATACGATGTCAACCCCACCTGAGGCCTCTAACTCGAGCAGTGCCTGCCGGACATCCGTTGCTTGAAGGATATCTGTTACGCCCAGGCGCCGGAGCATCATCACATGGATGTTGCGCGTAAATGCGTAGTCATCCAGTACCAGCACCCTCGGGTATTTCATGTTTGGTCGGTCACTCTTCCAGTCTTGATCAGCGCTGAATACTGGTTAAAAAAGTGAGCACTCGCCGTAGGAAACAGCCCTCTTTCTTGTAGGGAATTTCCCAAGGTGTCGGCCAAGCATGCGCAGAGTATCGGAGGTTGCCTAGGTCGATATCGGCCAGTAGCAAATCTGACAGCGAACCCTACACTGACACAGTGGTCACAACCATTGATGGCATCGCAACCGGCCAGTGGCCTTGTCCCCTGCAATCAAGAGCGACGCTTGCAATCCACATATTTCAGGGTGCGCCGGATACTCCAGTGGTTTCGGTTCCTGTCTGAGGCAGGCGCTGACTGCTGCTCGCGTCCAATGCTCCCTTATCGGAGTACGCAAATGACTCAATCAACGCGGTTCTTCCTATCGCTCTTCCTCGCGGCAGCCTCATTGGCATCGGCGAGTCTCCTGAACACTGCCGGTGCGGCCACCGCCGAGGACCTGAATGCCGACTCTCGGCAAGCGTTGCAACTTCTCTACAAATCAACTCCCGCTGCCGAAACCCTCTCGCACAAGGCCAAGGCGATTTTGGTCTTCCCGAAAATCATCAAGGCAGGCCTTGTCTTCGGCGGCAGCTATGGCGAAGGCGTGTTAATGAAGGGCACGAAAGTAGATAACTATTACAACTCTGTCAGTGGGTCATGGGGGCTACAGGCTGGCGCCCAGTCGTATGGCTACGTGCTGTTTCTGATGACCGACAAAGCGGTGAAATATGTCGCTGAAACCAAAGGTTGGGAAATCGGTGTAGGACCCACGGTAGTGGTGGTTGATGAAGGGGTTGCGAAAAACCTTTCCAGCTCGACGCTCAAAGATGACGCGTACGCGTTCATCATCGACCAGCAAGGCTTGATGGCTGGCGTCAGTATTGAAGGAACCAAGATTTCCTTGATAAAACGTTAAATCCCGTTGTTTGGTTGGACATCGGGCGAACAATGCGGTCAGCCATGGCCCCGCGAGCAGCAGGACCATGGCTTGCCCCGATCAGCCGCGAATGAACTTCAGCAGCTCTTGATTGACCACATCGGCGTGCGTCGAGCACATTCCGTGGGGGAACTTCTCATACACCTTCAGCGACCCATTTTTCAGCAGTTTGCTCGACAGCAGCGCCGAGTCAGCAATGGGAACGATCTGGTCGTCGTCACCGTGCATGACCAAGGTTGGCACGGTGATCGCCCGCAGGTCATCCGTGAAGTCGGTTTCAGAGAAGGCCTTGATGCACTCGTAATGGGCATTTGCCGCGCCGGCCATGCCTTGGCGCCACCAGTTCTGGATCATGCCCGGCGAAACAGCGGCACCCGGGCGGTTGAAACCGTAGAACGGGCCACTGGCGACATCCAGATAGAACTGAGACCTGTTGGCTGCCAGTTGCTTGCGCATGTCATCGAACACCCCGATGGGAAGACCGCCTGGGTTGGTCGGGGTTTTGACCATGACAGGCGGTACCGCACCAATCAAAATCAGTTTGGCCACGCGTTTCTGCACCTGGCCATACCTGGCGACATAGCGCGTCGCCTCCCCGCCTCCGGTCGAGTGACCGATATGCACAGCGTTGCGTAGATCCAGGTTCTGAACCAACGCCGCGACGTCTGCAGCGTAGTGGTCCATATCGTGGCCGCCGCTCACTTGAGAGGACCTGCCGTGGCCGCGCCGATCATGTGCGATGACGCGATAACCCAAGCCAACGAAGAACAGCGCCTGACTGTCCCAATCATCACTGCTGAGCGGCCACCCATGGTGAAACACGATGGGCTGGGCGTTCTTCGGCCCCCAATCCTTGTAGAAAATGTCAACGCCATCTTGGGTAGTCACTTTGCTCATGATCATGCTTCCACTGTTGATGTCAGGAGAGTTGACGGACGAAATTGCAAGGCAAGGCGCCGAAAAAAACGCCGCCAGTGCGGCGGCACTCAAGCCAAGAACGATAAAATCTCGCCGGTCCGGGCTAGCAGGCCCATTGTTTTTGTTATTGCTCATTTGGTACTCCGCGTCAGTCAGCAGAGACGGGAGCCACAAGGCCCCCGTCTCTGGTCAGGAGATGGCACATACCCTGGATCACTGCCCTTCGAGTTTTTTCACCACTTCGTCGGTCGTCATCACGTCATTGGCGATGTAGCGGAAGTTGACCAGCGCGCTACCGTATCCATCGCCGTCAGGCAGCTTCGGACCGGCGACGGCGTCGCGGACGACAACCACTTCGAAGCCACGCTCCAGGAACTCGCGAAGGTGCGATTCGACGCACAGGTTGGAGGCCATGCCCACGAGGACGATTTTGTCGATCCGTTTCTTGCGCAGTTGCAGCATCAGATCGTTGCTTTGAGGGCCATACAACTTGTGCGGTGAGGCGACGATGGTCTTGCCGTCTTCGATGAAGGGTTTGAACTCCTGCATGAAGTCGGCGCCCGAGTTACGGAAGCCATCAAGTGTCAAGGCGCCCTTGCGATCGAAGAGCCCCAGCTTGTGCTGAACGGTTTCCGCTGGCGCCTCGAACTCCCATTTATGATCGTGGGGATAGTAGTAGTGCGGCGAGATAGCGACCGTCGCTCCGGCCTTTTTGAACGCCGTGAACAGCTTGCTCAGATGCGGAACCAGATTTTGCTCGGTAACGCTCTGACCGAAGACTGACCAGCCCGCGCCCTCTGGACTCATGAAATCGATCTGCGGGTCGATCACGACCAGCGCGGTTCGGCTGGAATCCCACTCAAAGGTGGAGGCTGGGAGCGCGGGTTTGACCGGGTCGGCATACGGGTCCTCGGCGGCGGCGCCAATGCCCGGTGCAATCAGGAACGCCGCGAGCAAGGTGGCGCAGGCGATCATTTTTCCGGGGGTAGTTCTGTTGAAGGTCATTTGCACGTCCTCAAGGGTGGGGGTGCATTTACGGTACGGCGAGAAGACGGCACGAAATGGACATTTATCCCTGGATTTCGGCCGACACGCGCAGCCACCTTGCAGGAGGCGGATGGGCTCGCTACTCCTTCGTGACCTTCCAGACAGCACGCGCGTACTATGGCTTCCCCCATTCAGACTTTGGGCGTTCCGTTCATGCAGCGTCACATGTGTTTCCTGGTCTACCCAGGCTTCGTATTGCTGGATCTGAGCGGCCCGCTCGAAGCCTTCACCAACGCCAATCGCGCGCGCCCTTCGAGCTATCGATTCACGGTCGCGTCACTGGAGGGCGGGTTGATCCACGCGTCGAGCGGACTGCAAGTGGCGACTGAAACCATGCAGGTTGTCGAGCGCCTCGACACGCTCATCATCGTCGGCGCACCAACTGCCCCAATCGATGACCGGATGATGCCGATGGCGGCTGCGATACGGGACATGTCCCCGCGCTCTCGCCGCACGGCCAGTGTCTGTACCGGCGCCTTCCTGCTCGCCGAGAGCGGCCTGCTCGACGGTCGCGTCGCGACCACGCATTGGAACTATGCGCCGCAGTTGCAAGCACGCTATCCGTTGCTGCGCGTGGACGGCGATCGAATCTGGACCGAAGACGGGAATGTCTGGACGTCCGCCGGCATGTCGGCGGGCATCGACATGGCCCTGGCCATGATCGAACAAGACCTGGGCAAAGAGGTGTCGCGTTCCGTCGCGCGCATGCTGGTGGTTTACTACCGGCGACCGGGGGGTCAATACCAGTTCTCTTCGCTGCTGGATTTCGACCCGGGCTCGGATCGCATCCGCACGGTGCTGAGCTACGCGCGCGATCATCTGCGTGACGATCTGTCCGTTGAACGACTGGCCGACGTCGCCCATATGAGCGTGCGCCAGTTTGGTCGCGTATTCGCAGCGGCTATCGGAGTGACTCCGGCGAAAGCGATCGAGCGCCTGCGTATCGAGTCAGCGCGGCCTCTGGTCGAGGACGGACACCAAACCTTCGAGGAGATCGCCAGGTGCTTCGGCTTCGGCGATGCCGATCACATGCTGCGCAGCTTCGTGCGAGTCGTAGGGCGCACGCCGCAAGAACTGCGGCGCAGTGCCCGACAGTCCAAAGATACTGGCGGGGCTGGGAGAAAGGAGGATCAAACGTCGGCGTAAGCGAGGCGCTCAGCGTTGATCAAGCAGCGAACTCGCCAACAACGCTTCCAACCCCATCGGCTTGGCAAAGTAGTAACCCTGGGCTTGCTCAGCGCCGATTTCGCGCAGCAAGTCCAGGGTCGCTTTATCCTCGACACCTTCGGCCACCACACTCAGGTCCAGCGATTCGGCCATGCGCACAATGGCCCGCACGATGGCGCGACTGCGGGCACTGGTGGTCAGTTCGAGGATGAACGACTTGTCGATCTTCAGGCCGCTGAAACGGTA
It encodes the following:
- a CDS encoding transporter substrate-binding domain-containing protein, whose translation is MVKSLSYCLSLVVLVITANFTSPVEAQPSTLSVLGRSSVNGAYHVTLDGRDWRWLRSKAVLVLGASAPDYAAFDMTINNDQMEGMTVDYAQLIAELLGVKVEIRRYDSRGEVLDAVRKGEVDFVGTANEFETQSPNIVLSHPYSNDKPTLVTRKGDSSDLPVDLNGKTIAMLYHYLSPDSVRAFYPKATLQLYPSMLGAIGAVAFGQADVYLGDSVSANYLINNNFLNNVELADFSRMEVRDFSFAMNSANQPLIRVVNAAVDAIPASAHMEIMNRWGAGGESMPGKRRLNFSSSEQRWLDEHPSVRVNVVGGYPPLSFFNKNGDYAGIAHDVLSKVSLRTGLKFDIRVMPSVAAMVENVGKNDSEIIAALTPSSERERALHFTRPYLSSPYVLIAKANTDISFAPEKLAGKRLALARSTGMHEWLAANFPKILLVDADNSEHAMSLVLHGEADAMVGPLIISNYTVNHHFDGQLRVVSTIGNDFARMAFATSRGALELHSILDKALLSIPPEEMDEVTNRWRNDVLIEDSYWTRNRTLFIQAIGGVLVLLALALIWIAYMKVALRRRDEAERALNEQLEFMRVLIDGTPHPIYIRDRNGVLLICNSSYLNAFRVEREDVVGKTKVKLLCPEDARSYEEEFQRIISRGSPMVRDREITMLDGRKLEIYHWMLPYRDSNGEVGGVIAGWIDISERQALVGQLREAKEIADEAKEHADDANRAKSLFLATMSHEIRTPMNAIIGMLELAMKKADQGVTDRFAIEVASGAARGLLDLIGDILDIARIESGRLSLSPERANLRELLESVLRVFEGVARQKRLSLLLDLDFQMQSDVLIDPLRFKQIVSNLLSNAIKFTQDGQVRLSMQARPAKNPQFMAVALVIEDTGIGISEEDQQSLFSPFTQASNNTQSGRSGSGLGLVISRTLCEMMGGRLLMSSVFGKGTKVEVLMSLPTLEPLAELPGMMPHETAAQHQVLNVLVVDDYPANRLLVSQQLSHLGHRVSDAVDGRLGLQAWRSQWFDVVITDCNMPVMNGYQLTQAIREEEHTKGLAPCLILGFTANAQQEERTRCIKAGMDDCLFKPIGLEELKSCLDAVVPVVRSEVETSIQRSNEIDLTSVEQLTRGDKASINSLIDDLSTANEEDMARLIKLFTQHDLNALSDLAHRVKGGARIIRAQRLIECCERLEEVCNGRDTSQLAQAVDELQQEMEQLAEKLSLYVA
- a CDS encoding YSC84-related protein, whose protein sequence is MTQSTRFFLSLFLAAASLASASLLNTAGAATAEDLNADSRQALQLLYKSTPAAETLSHKAKAILVFPKIIKAGLVFGGSYGEGVLMKGTKVDNYYNSVSGSWGLQAGAQSYGYVLFLMTDKAVKYVAETKGWEIGVGPTVVVVDEGVAKNLSSSTLKDDAYAFIIDQQGLMAGVSIEGTKISLIKR
- a CDS encoding GlxA family transcriptional regulator, with protein sequence MASPIQTLGVPFMQRHMCFLVYPGFVLLDLSGPLEAFTNANRARPSSYRFTVASLEGGLIHASSGLQVATETMQVVERLDTLIIVGAPTAPIDDRMMPMAAAIRDMSPRSRRTASVCTGAFLLAESGLLDGRVATTHWNYAPQLQARYPLLRVDGDRIWTEDGNVWTSAGMSAGIDMALAMIEQDLGKEVSRSVARMLVVYYRRPGGQYQFSSLLDFDPGSDRIRTVLSYARDHLRDDLSVERLADVAHMSVRQFGRVFAAAIGVTPAKAIERLRIESARPLVEDGHQTFEEIARCFGFGDADHMLRSFVRVVGRTPQELRRSARQSKDTGGAGRKEDQTSA
- a CDS encoding response regulator transcription factor, producing MLKVIVVDDHPFIRSSVKMLLAHEGFEVVAETDNGADAVQLVIAHEPDLVVLDITIPKLDGLEVIRRIRALEVRTKILVLTSLAAKFYSMRCMSAGAAGYISKTDGLDELIRGVKVIMSGYSYFPDIQALSVRRSDGSATDEELISTLSNRELAILKQLANGLSNKEIGDIMLLSNKTVSTYKARLIEKLNVTSVVYLADFAKRNDLL
- a CDS encoding EAL domain-containing protein, which translates into the protein MLVLDDYAFTRNIHVMMLRRLGVTDILQATDVRQALLELEASGGVDIVLCDLAGRDLNHLEFLQQAARTGMVRAVALCGTLQPTVSRALERTALLVGLELLGIMSQPMQMRPLHRIIQQYRQRWGVSKVEPEIAKLIPSAYDIRRGLAQGEFQVWYQPKLTLREDTFTGVEALVRWDHPTRGLLLPRDFLAEVLAHNLIGEMFEHVLEQGLTFLSDMRKQNMNIEIAFNLHASQMASDDLADDIQCALKRHELSGSSLIFEVAESGLLDLDPKARDNLLRLRMLGCGLAIDDFGLGASSLQLLCHLPFSQIKLDKKFVNALHHPFSKTMVTSTLALAQSLNMSLVIEGIGSKWVRDSLVQMGCEEGQGFFLGRPMCAKVLRTWLRQRPQ
- a CDS encoding cysteine hydrolase, which encodes MTFNRTTPGKMIACATLLAAFLIAPGIGAAAEDPYADPVKPALPASTFEWDSSRTALVVIDPQIDFMSPEGAGWSVFGQSVTEQNLVPHLSKLFTAFKKAGATVAISPHYYYPHDHKWEFEAPAETVQHKLGLFDRKGALTLDGFRNSGADFMQEFKPFIEDGKTIVASPHKLYGPQSNDLMLQLRKKRIDKIVLVGMASNLCVESHLREFLERGFEVVVVRDAVAGPKLPDGDGYGSALVNFRYIANDVMTTDEVVKKLEGQ
- a CDS encoding alpha/beta fold hydrolase, with the protein product MSKVTTQDGVDIFYKDWGPKNAQPIVFHHGWPLSSDDWDSQALFFVGLGYRVIAHDRRGHGRSSQVSGGHDMDHYAADVAALVQNLDLRNAVHIGHSTGGGEATRYVARYGQVQKRVAKLILIGAVPPVMVKTPTNPGGLPIGVFDDMRKQLAANRSQFYLDVASGPFYGFNRPGAAVSPGMIQNWWRQGMAGAANAHYECIKAFSETDFTDDLRAITVPTLVMHGDDDQIVPIADSALLSSKLLKNGSLKVYEKFPHGMCSTHADVVNQELLKFIRG